In a single window of the Hoyosella subflava DQS3-9A1 genome:
- a CDS encoding IS630 family transposase, giving the protein MTSDPTAGGAVAEPVRVRRLTDHEGQKLQQIVRRDSTSSVRYRRPMMLLASAGGNRVPVIAQLVQADEDTVRDVIHAFNEKGLACLDPRWAGGRPRQLKSDEEDFVVQTATTRPVKLGQPFTRWSLRKLVAYLRKVHGRVIRISREALRCLLARRGVTFQRTKTWKESPDPERETKLDRIEHVLDRFPDRAFAFDEFGPLGIRPIGGSCWAERTRPDRLPATYRRTHGVRYFHGCYSVGDDRLWGVNRRKKGAGNTLAALKSIRAARPDGAPIYVILDNLSAHKHKGADIRRWAKKHKGRAVLHPDLRLLGEPDRGALRTTAAVHHRQLPPPQPHCPDQGPALLPPLAQRQCLPPRRPVRRTQGTRPHPQRERRPMGRTPPHNRSLIQPGVPTRSQH; this is encoded by the coding sequence GTGACATCCGATCCGACCGCTGGAGGCGCGGTTGCCGAGCCCGTCCGTGTGCGCAGACTGACCGACCACGAGGGGCAGAAGCTGCAGCAGATCGTGCGCCGGGACAGCACGAGTTCGGTGCGCTACCGGCGGCCGATGATGCTGCTGGCCTCCGCTGGAGGAAACCGGGTGCCGGTGATCGCCCAGCTGGTGCAGGCCGACGAGGACACCGTCCGGGATGTGATCCACGCGTTCAACGAGAAGGGCCTGGCCTGCCTGGACCCTCGGTGGGCGGGAGGCCGTCCCCGCCAACTCAAGTCCGACGAAGAGGACTTCGTCGTCCAGACGGCCACCACCCGCCCGGTCAAGCTCGGCCAGCCTTTCACTCGCTGGTCACTGCGCAAGCTCGTCGCCTACCTGCGCAAAGTCCACGGCCGAGTGATTCGCATCAGCCGTGAGGCGTTACGGTGCCTGCTCGCCCGCCGCGGCGTCACCTTCCAGCGCACCAAGACCTGGAAGGAGTCCCCGGACCCCGAACGGGAGACGAAGCTGGACCGTATCGAGCACGTCCTGGACCGCTTCCCGGACCGGGCATTCGCCTTCGATGAGTTCGGCCCGCTCGGGATCCGGCCCATCGGCGGCAGCTGCTGGGCCGAACGGACCCGGCCCGACCGGCTGCCGGCCACCTACCGTCGCACCCACGGCGTCCGGTACTTCCATGGCTGCTACTCGGTGGGCGACGACCGTCTGTGGGGCGTGAACCGCCGCAAGAAGGGTGCCGGGAACACGCTGGCCGCGCTGAAATCGATCCGCGCCGCCCGGCCCGACGGCGCACCGATCTACGTGATCCTGGACAACCTGTCCGCCCACAAGCACAAGGGCGCCGACATCCGCCGCTGGGCAAAGAAGCACAAGGGTCGAGCTGTGCTTCACCCCGACCTACGCCTCCTGGGCGAACCCGATCGAGGCGCACTTCGGACCACTGCGGCAGTTCACCATCGCCAACTCCCACCACCCCAACCACACTGTCCAGACCAGGGCCCTGCACTCCTACCTCCGCTGGCGCAACGCCAATGCCTGCCACCGCGACGTCCTGTCCGCCGAACGCAAGGAACGCGCCCGCATCCGCAGCGAGAAAGGCGTCCGATGGGGCGGACACCCCCTCACAACCGCAGCCTGATCCAACCCGGCGTACCTACGCGGTCACAGCACTAG
- a CDS encoding class I adenylate-forming enzyme family protein, with amino-acid sequence MTNPDTPGTAPFAPADLDAICATEGDRTLTWRAWNDQANRLASSLRSLGVGSGDRVAVRVHTRIEWLTISLAIAKLDAVLVAVNYRLAPPESVYILRDCKVRAAIVDDTDPAALVDAWTPLGLAAIVSLDVPTEGTHSYAALLEDGDPTHQPAHDLAHLIVYSSGTTGAPKGAPLNNWQNPPDPAVLGEYQRSVSFDLACGGPGNRMLINIPMHHGAGPTFTRVALATGGTVHFQRRFDPTEVLRLIHTHRLTHWIAVPTMLQRLLKIPADIRAGYDISSLRFVMGGAAPFAAELKQEAIDYFGHVLYEIYGATESGMIAGATPEDLRRHPHTSGRPFRHVDIRIVDADHRPVPAGVTGEITVRTPVVIGGYIGRGPLGPDKIDADGYYYTGDVGHLDADGYLFIYDRITDMIIAGGVNIYPAEIEAVIGTHPDIVNVAVIGLPDPDHGEQPYAFVQTIPGAALSADAVLTFCQGKLAKYKWPRGIEFIDEIPTSPIGKNLKRILREQISENAK; translated from the coding sequence ATGACCAACCCCGACACTCCCGGTACGGCGCCGTTCGCGCCAGCCGACCTCGACGCAATCTGCGCCACCGAAGGCGACCGCACACTCACCTGGCGCGCGTGGAACGATCAGGCCAACCGACTCGCCTCCTCGCTGCGCAGCCTCGGCGTGGGCAGCGGCGACCGCGTCGCGGTCCGTGTGCATACCCGCATCGAATGGCTCACCATCTCGCTGGCGATCGCCAAACTCGACGCTGTCCTCGTCGCCGTCAACTACCGGCTCGCGCCCCCCGAATCGGTCTACATCCTGCGCGACTGCAAGGTCCGCGCGGCGATCGTCGACGACACCGATCCCGCCGCGCTCGTGGACGCCTGGACACCACTGGGCCTGGCGGCGATCGTGTCCCTCGACGTCCCCACCGAGGGCACCCACTCCTACGCGGCGTTGCTCGAGGACGGCGATCCCACGCACCAGCCCGCCCACGATCTCGCCCACCTGATCGTCTACTCCTCGGGCACCACCGGCGCACCCAAAGGCGCACCCCTCAATAACTGGCAGAATCCACCCGACCCCGCAGTCCTGGGCGAATACCAACGGTCGGTGTCGTTCGACCTCGCCTGCGGCGGCCCGGGAAACCGGATGCTGATCAACATCCCGATGCACCACGGCGCCGGACCCACCTTCACTCGCGTCGCCCTGGCCACCGGCGGAACGGTGCACTTCCAGCGCCGATTCGATCCGACCGAGGTCCTACGACTCATCCACACCCACCGGCTCACTCACTGGATCGCTGTGCCCACCATGCTCCAGCGTCTGCTCAAGATTCCGGCGGATATCCGTGCCGGCTACGACATCTCCTCACTGCGGTTCGTCATGGGCGGGGCGGCGCCGTTCGCTGCCGAGCTCAAGCAGGAAGCCATCGACTATTTCGGCCACGTCCTCTACGAAATCTACGGCGCCACCGAATCCGGCATGATTGCCGGCGCGACACCGGAGGACCTGCGCCGCCACCCCCACACATCCGGTCGGCCTTTCCGCCACGTTGATATCCGAATTGTCGACGCCGACCATAGACCCGTTCCGGCGGGAGTCACGGGTGAAATCACAGTCCGGACACCGGTTGTCATCGGCGGATACATCGGCCGCGGCCCACTCGGCCCCGACAAGATCGACGCCGACGGCTACTACTACACCGGCGACGTCGGACATCTCGACGCCGACGGCTACCTTTTCATCTACGACCGCATCACCGACATGATCATCGCGGGCGGCGTCAACATCTACCCTGCCGAGATCGAAGCCGTGATCGGCACCCATCCCGACATCGTCAACGTAGCCGTCATCGGTCTCCCCGACCCCGACCACGGCGAACAGCCCTACGCCTTCGTGCAAACCATCCCCGGCGCAGCCCTGTCCGCCGACGCCGTGCTCACGTTCTGCCAGGGCAAGCTGGCGAAATACAAATGGCCCCGAGGTATCGAGTTCATCGACGAAATCCCCACCAGCCCTATCGGCAAGAACCTCAAACGCATACTCCGAGAACAAATTTCAGAAAACGCAAAATGA
- a CDS encoding SDR family NAD(P)-dependent oxidoreductase — MASTDNPLDLSGHTVLVTGAGQGVGKRVAELAAARGAAIVVNDFDADRAAAVVDELRASGTTAAPAAADVGDFEQFGTAIDTAVAEIGPIDILVNNAGNRGAEAPAHAPRPFWEQDPSDWKPFFHVNLDGAMNATRHVLPYMIAGNYGRVITVISDAARVGEINGMESYSAAKAGAAGFTRSIARLSGRHGITANSVALGATRTPAIADAIADENFAKKVLSGYIIRRFGDPEDAANMILFLASGAAGWVTGQTIPVNGGYSLAL; from the coding sequence GTGGCAAGCACGGACAATCCTCTCGACCTGTCGGGTCACACCGTGCTTGTCACCGGCGCAGGACAAGGCGTCGGTAAGCGTGTCGCCGAGCTCGCGGCCGCCCGCGGCGCGGCGATCGTGGTGAACGACTTCGACGCCGACCGCGCCGCCGCCGTCGTCGACGAGCTGCGGGCATCGGGAACCACAGCGGCCCCCGCCGCTGCCGACGTCGGCGATTTCGAGCAGTTCGGCACCGCGATCGACACGGCAGTCGCCGAGATCGGACCGATCGATATTCTGGTCAACAACGCCGGCAATCGAGGCGCCGAAGCCCCCGCCCACGCTCCCCGACCGTTCTGGGAACAAGACCCCAGCGACTGGAAGCCGTTTTTCCACGTGAACCTGGACGGGGCCATGAACGCCACCCGCCATGTCCTGCCGTACATGATCGCCGGTAACTACGGCCGCGTCATCACCGTGATCTCCGACGCCGCCCGCGTCGGCGAGATCAACGGCATGGAGTCCTACTCCGCCGCCAAAGCGGGCGCCGCCGGGTTCACCCGATCCATCGCACGACTCAGCGGCCGGCACGGCATCACCGCCAACAGTGTTGCCCTCGGCGCCACTCGCACCCCCGCCATCGCCGACGCCATCGCCGACGAGAACTTCGCAAAGAAAGTTCTGTCCGGCTACATCATTCGCCGATTCGGCGATCCCGAAGACGCCGCGAACATGATCCTCTTCCTGGCCTCCGGCGCCGCCGGATGGGTCACCGGTCAGACCATCCCCGTCAACGGCGGTTACTCGCTCGCGCTGTGA
- a CDS encoding wax ester/triacylglycerol synthase family O-acyltransferase — MQQVNAHDAMFLHVEDTNWAAHGGMVVIYDPATAPNGTVRFKDILRHLDDRLSRSPVFRRCLVRVPFDLDHPYWIEDEHFDLEWHVRHVRLPEPADWRQLCIMVARLDSRALDLNRPPWEMYVIEGLDNIDGVAKGSYAIFTKLHHIAVDGHAMRDILSGIHDLTPEVRHGTDDDKWTPEKRPGMVGLMGRALLNNVIRAPVRTARAGAAMLPSAGLLSAAVLGRSESGSLIPSRIPHTRFQTQLTPHRVLDGRVFQFDDIKRLRKAVPGATVNDVVIAVIGGAVRRYLEAKNETPTEPLVCGAPVDLRKGQESVAGNDIAFLAVALGSEIADPVERLAHIQQSTTGAKEMQRAVGARQLSELSASFPGALTSWGFKTLAATQILFGSRRPMFNVGVSNVPGPQVPLYMNGARAQRFFGVAPILSGTALAFGVFSYCGVVDITFVSCRRALPDPELLAECLQASFDESMRCVP, encoded by the coding sequence ATGCAGCAGGTCAACGCGCACGACGCTATGTTCCTCCACGTCGAGGACACGAACTGGGCGGCCCACGGCGGCATGGTCGTCATCTACGATCCCGCCACAGCACCCAACGGCACCGTACGATTCAAGGACATTCTCAGACATCTCGACGACCGGCTGTCGCGATCACCGGTTTTTCGGAGGTGCCTCGTACGGGTTCCGTTCGACCTCGATCACCCGTATTGGATCGAGGACGAGCATTTCGACTTGGAATGGCACGTCCGCCATGTTCGGCTGCCCGAGCCAGCGGACTGGAGGCAGCTGTGCATCATGGTGGCTCGGCTTGACTCTCGAGCGCTGGACCTCAATCGCCCCCCATGGGAGATGTACGTCATCGAGGGCCTTGACAACATTGACGGCGTAGCCAAAGGCTCCTATGCCATATTCACCAAGCTCCATCACATTGCAGTAGATGGTCACGCGATGCGCGACATCCTCAGTGGCATACACGATTTGACGCCAGAAGTACGGCACGGAACCGACGACGACAAATGGACACCCGAAAAGCGTCCGGGCATGGTGGGGTTGATGGGCCGGGCATTGCTCAACAACGTGATTCGGGCGCCGGTCCGCACGGCTCGGGCTGGCGCTGCAATGCTTCCGTCCGCAGGTCTGCTTTCTGCAGCAGTCCTCGGGCGCAGTGAGAGCGGCTCGTTAATTCCGTCGCGAATCCCGCACACCCGGTTCCAGACTCAACTCACACCGCATCGGGTGCTCGACGGACGGGTCTTTCAGTTTGACGACATCAAGCGGTTGCGCAAAGCCGTGCCTGGCGCGACGGTCAACGACGTCGTCATCGCGGTGATCGGCGGCGCGGTTCGCCGATACCTCGAAGCCAAGAACGAGACCCCTACCGAGCCCCTCGTGTGCGGCGCACCGGTCGATCTGCGCAAGGGACAGGAGTCGGTGGCGGGCAATGACATTGCCTTCCTCGCCGTCGCGCTGGGTAGCGAGATTGCCGACCCAGTCGAGCGGCTGGCACATATTCAGCAGAGCACAACGGGCGCCAAGGAGATGCAGCGCGCCGTCGGAGCGCGCCAACTGTCAGAACTGAGCGCCAGCTTTCCCGGTGCGCTCACGTCGTGGGGGTTCAAGACCCTTGCCGCCACTCAGATCCTCTTTGGCAGCAGACGACCGATGTTCAACGTCGGCGTGTCGAATGTGCCGGGACCACAAGTGCCGCTTTACATGAACGGCGCACGTGCGCAGCGCTTCTTTGGCGTTGCCCCCATCTTGAGCGGTACCGCCCTCGCCTTCGGCGTGTTCAGTTATTGCGGCGTCGTCGACATCACCTTCGTTAGTTGTCGCCGCGCCCTGCCCGATCCGGAGCTCCTCGCCGAATGCCTGCAAGCCTCGTTCGACGAATCGATGCGGTGCGTTCCCTGA
- a CDS encoding GDSL-type esterase/lipase family protein — protein MEHWVASWTACPSGSLHLVDPSLRTMLALYDQTFRCVVTPHRGGSTLRIHLTNRFRRQAIELASVTVAKQTVGAAIDPETLRAVPFGGHRSIRIPEHADVVSDAVELSFGAFEPLAVSVHVPGTVLHPTGHLEANATSYYSRPLSGCSTADADGGRLGMRTTSQPFVSGIDVLAPQEVSAVVAFGDSITDGFVGSRNVSLRQERTVVDRNLRYPDFLQRRIDAAGVARCVVNAGISGNRVVRDGRVVGFGPSAIARVQQDAIEISGVSDVIVQVGTNDFGLPPRARPKAVIDGYEMVIDRLRDAGIRVHLGTLLPAGGALVHDRLARHGSAHRVAVNEWIRSQTSADSVIDFDAALRDPQNPDALAPDYACPDRLHPNAAGYEAMANAVDLTVLGGS, from the coding sequence ATGGAGCACTGGGTTGCGAGCTGGACCGCGTGTCCGTCAGGGTCGCTGCACCTGGTCGATCCGTCGCTTCGGACCATGCTGGCCCTCTACGACCAGACGTTCCGATGCGTCGTCACGCCGCATCGCGGGGGGTCGACGCTGCGCATACATCTGACGAACCGGTTCCGGCGGCAGGCGATCGAACTCGCGTCGGTGACCGTCGCGAAACAGACAGTGGGCGCTGCGATCGACCCGGAGACGTTGCGGGCGGTGCCCTTCGGCGGGCATCGCTCGATTCGGATTCCGGAGCATGCGGACGTTGTCAGCGACGCGGTCGAGTTGTCGTTCGGCGCGTTCGAACCGCTCGCAGTCAGCGTGCATGTGCCCGGAACGGTGCTGCATCCGACGGGGCACCTCGAGGCCAACGCAACCAGCTACTACAGCAGGCCGCTGTCCGGTTGCAGCACTGCCGACGCCGACGGCGGGCGGCTGGGTATGCGCACCACGAGTCAGCCGTTCGTCAGCGGTATTGACGTGCTTGCGCCGCAGGAGGTTTCGGCGGTCGTCGCCTTCGGCGACTCGATCACCGATGGTTTCGTCGGTTCGCGGAACGTGAGCCTGCGCCAGGAACGAACCGTGGTCGACCGGAATCTCCGCTATCCGGACTTCCTGCAGCGCCGCATCGACGCCGCCGGTGTCGCGCGGTGTGTCGTCAACGCCGGAATCTCCGGAAACCGCGTTGTGCGTGACGGCCGCGTGGTCGGATTCGGTCCGTCAGCGATCGCGCGCGTGCAGCAGGACGCCATCGAGATCTCGGGTGTCTCTGACGTGATCGTGCAGGTTGGCACCAACGACTTCGGGCTGCCGCCGCGTGCCCGACCCAAAGCAGTGATCGATGGCTACGAAATGGTTATCGATCGCCTGCGCGATGCCGGTATCAGGGTGCACCTGGGCACGCTGCTTCCTGCGGGTGGGGCGCTCGTTCATGACCGTCTCGCACGGCACGGGTCCGCGCACCGTGTCGCCGTCAACGAATGGATACGGTCGCAGACCTCTGCCGACAGCGTGATTGATTTCGATGCGGCGCTGCGAGATCCGCAGAACCCGGATGCCCTCGCGCCCGATTACGCCTGTCCGGACCGGTTGCACCCGAACGCGGCAGGCTACGAAGCGATGGCGAACGCGGTCGACCTGACGGTGCTCGGAGGCTCTTGA
- a CDS encoding SDR family oxidoreductase: MNQTLSGRVAAITGGARGIGRATAEALVREGVSVAIGDIDGEAAKRTAGEIGRGTIGLPLDVTDRKSVDGFLDTVEATMGPLDILVNNAGVMLVGPPLWLEDDRGTQRSIDVNVNGVVFGAKSAVPRFISRGRGHLVNVASGAGKLALPYSASYSGSKHFVVGLSEALRGELRDSGVHVSLIMPGIVDTELASGHRPLRGVRTVGPEHVADAIVRALRRPRFEVFVPAELGVVSRARALVPRTLWEAAMHVLKVDQVASGADHAAREQYQRSVIDTVTNTRGGDGSATSVT, encoded by the coding sequence ATGAATCAAACTTTGAGTGGACGAGTGGCCGCCATAACCGGCGGTGCCCGCGGTATAGGGCGCGCGACCGCCGAGGCGCTAGTGCGAGAGGGCGTTTCGGTGGCCATCGGGGACATCGACGGTGAGGCGGCGAAGCGCACCGCAGGCGAGATTGGTCGTGGCACGATTGGATTGCCGCTGGACGTGACCGACCGCAAATCGGTCGACGGGTTTCTCGACACCGTTGAAGCAACGATGGGACCGTTAGACATCCTGGTCAACAATGCTGGCGTCATGCTGGTCGGCCCCCCATTGTGGCTCGAAGACGACCGAGGAACGCAGAGGTCCATCGACGTCAATGTCAACGGAGTGGTATTCGGAGCGAAATCGGCTGTCCCCCGGTTCATCTCCCGGGGTCGTGGTCATCTGGTGAACGTCGCTTCCGGAGCGGGCAAACTGGCTTTGCCCTACTCAGCCAGCTACAGCGGTTCCAAGCACTTCGTCGTCGGATTGAGCGAAGCGCTGCGCGGGGAACTGCGAGACAGCGGGGTGCACGTCTCGCTAATTATGCCCGGAATCGTCGACACCGAGCTGGCGTCTGGACACCGGCCGCTCCGGGGTGTTCGAACCGTGGGCCCTGAGCACGTAGCCGATGCCATCGTCCGAGCTCTGCGCCGGCCGCGGTTCGAGGTCTTCGTGCCTGCCGAATTAGGCGTCGTCAGCCGTGCACGCGCGTTGGTGCCACGCACCCTGTGGGAAGCGGCCATGCACGTGCTGAAGGTCGATCAGGTGGCCAGCGGCGCCGACCACGCAGCTCGGGAACAGTATCAGCGCTCGGTCATCGATACGGTGACGAACACTCGCGGCGGTGACGGGTCTGCTACGAGTGTCACCTAG
- a CDS encoding NADP-dependent oxidoreductase translates to MRAFVVTKYKEPLQEADVPEPTVGEHDVLIRVEAAGLNPLDEKIRTGEFKQILPYKLPLILGNDVAGTVISVGTAVRGFRPGDEVYARPHQDRIGTFAERIAVAEGDLALKPASISMEEAGSLPLAALTAWQALVERGKVRPGQKVLIHAGAGGVGSIAIQLAAHLGASVATTASGSNADFVRTLGADTVIDYRAQDFEQLLTGYDLVLDSIGGETLEKSLRVLKPGGKAIGITGPPDPAFAREAGLNPLLRLAVAGMSGKIRRQAKKLGVTYEFLFMRASGDQLRQITTLIDQGVVRPVVGKVVGFDQTPQALQSLSQGGIRGKAVIGSS, encoded by the coding sequence ATGCGAGCGTTCGTCGTCACCAAGTACAAGGAGCCGCTGCAGGAGGCGGACGTCCCCGAACCCACCGTGGGGGAGCATGACGTGCTCATCCGGGTGGAGGCCGCCGGACTGAACCCGCTGGATGAGAAGATCCGCACCGGTGAGTTCAAGCAGATCCTGCCCTACAAGCTGCCGCTGATCCTGGGCAACGACGTCGCGGGCACCGTCATCTCCGTCGGGACGGCAGTTCGCGGCTTCAGACCCGGAGACGAGGTCTACGCCCGGCCCCACCAGGACCGCATCGGCACCTTCGCCGAACGCATCGCCGTAGCGGAGGGCGACCTGGCGCTCAAGCCCGCTTCGATCAGCATGGAAGAGGCGGGCTCGCTGCCGCTGGCGGCGCTCACGGCGTGGCAGGCGCTGGTGGAGCGCGGGAAGGTGCGGCCCGGGCAGAAGGTTCTCATCCACGCCGGGGCCGGCGGGGTCGGTTCGATCGCGATCCAGCTCGCCGCGCACCTCGGCGCGAGCGTCGCCACGACCGCCAGCGGTTCCAACGCGGACTTCGTGCGCACGCTCGGCGCGGACACGGTGATCGATTACCGCGCCCAGGACTTCGAACAGCTCCTGACCGGCTACGACCTGGTGCTGGACAGCATCGGTGGGGAGACCCTCGAGAAGTCCCTGCGGGTGCTCAAGCCCGGCGGCAAAGCCATCGGGATCACCGGCCCCCCGGACCCCGCGTTCGCCCGCGAGGCCGGCCTGAACCCGCTGCTGCGCCTGGCGGTCGCAGGCATGAGCGGCAAGATCCGCAGGCAGGCCAAGAAGCTCGGCGTGACGTATGAGTTCCTGTTCATGCGCGCCAGCGGCGACCAGCTCCGCCAGATCACCACTCTCATCGACCAGGGCGTGGTGCGTCCGGTCGTAGGAAAGGTGGTCGGCTTCGACCAGACCCCGCAGGCGCTGCAGTCCCTGTCCCAGGGCGGCATCCGCGGCAAGGCCGTCATCGGCAGCAGCTGA
- a CDS encoding crotonase/enoyl-CoA hydratase family protein, giving the protein MTSPPDVIRTERVGDEDKIFVITIDRVERSNAFDSATARAMEAAIDEFESDDSLAVAIVTGAGPTFSAGQDLKAAALGDFATTERRGGFGVMALRPSKPLIAAVEGDALAGGLELCLACDLIVATTTTRMGLPEAARALVAIGGGLFRLPQRIPFNVAMELALTGKPLPATDFHRMGLVNRITEPGGALAEALTLAGDIAAAGPLAVRASKQIAQHSFEWSDEQAWTEQMTYARPVLTSDDTQEGLRAFAEKRAPVWKGR; this is encoded by the coding sequence ATGACGTCACCGCCCGATGTCATCCGCACTGAACGTGTCGGTGACGAAGACAAGATATTCGTGATCACCATCGATCGTGTCGAACGCAGCAACGCATTCGATTCAGCCACCGCACGAGCCATGGAAGCGGCGATCGACGAGTTCGAGTCCGACGACTCGCTGGCGGTCGCGATCGTCACCGGTGCAGGCCCGACGTTCTCGGCGGGTCAGGATCTCAAGGCGGCCGCCCTCGGTGATTTCGCGACCACCGAGCGCCGGGGCGGCTTCGGCGTCATGGCGCTGCGCCCGAGCAAACCGCTGATCGCCGCGGTCGAAGGCGATGCACTGGCCGGTGGCCTGGAGCTGTGTCTAGCCTGTGATCTGATCGTCGCGACCACGACCACTCGGATGGGCCTGCCGGAGGCGGCGCGGGCGCTCGTCGCTATCGGCGGCGGCCTTTTCCGGCTCCCCCAGCGCATCCCGTTCAACGTGGCGATGGAACTCGCACTCACCGGAAAACCGCTGCCGGCCACGGACTTCCACCGCATGGGGCTGGTCAACCGGATCACCGAGCCCGGCGGCGCACTCGCCGAGGCGCTGACGCTGGCCGGAGACATCGCCGCAGCCGGACCGCTGGCAGTCAGAGCCAGCAAACAGATCGCCCAGCACAGCTTCGAATGGAGCGACGAGCAGGCCTGGACCGAACAGATGACCTACGCACGACCGGTCCTGACATCGGACGACACACAAGAAGGATTGCGGGCATTCGCCGAAAAACGGGCCCCGGTATGGAAGGGCCGATAA
- a CDS encoding TetR/AcrR family transcriptional regulator, with translation MSAASQSVGRRERNKQEKLDRIVAAASELFAEHGADEVTTQQIADQADIGTGTLFLYAKTKGELLLLVQNAKYVEALEQGRADAETVPVVLGAVLAIVRPIVECNRIQIDNGRTYLREMVFGDPEEPRHGAALAIDAQTEESVAAVLRRDERVAEGDAATLAHIVSAVMFLSMAASVNIALSVEEIVQDIRRQVDVLLPR, from the coding sequence ATGTCTGCCGCCTCCCAGTCGGTCGGACGGCGCGAGCGGAACAAGCAGGAGAAACTCGACCGCATTGTCGCTGCCGCCAGTGAACTGTTCGCCGAACACGGCGCCGATGAGGTCACGACCCAGCAGATCGCTGACCAGGCCGACATCGGCACCGGGACCCTGTTCCTTTATGCCAAGACCAAGGGCGAACTCCTCCTCCTTGTCCAGAACGCCAAGTACGTCGAAGCACTTGAGCAGGGCCGGGCGGACGCCGAGACCGTCCCAGTCGTGCTGGGCGCGGTGCTGGCGATCGTCCGGCCGATCGTCGAGTGCAACCGCATCCAGATCGACAACGGACGCACCTACCTGCGAGAGATGGTCTTCGGCGACCCCGAGGAGCCCCGGCATGGCGCAGCACTCGCCATCGACGCGCAGACCGAGGAGTCCGTCGCCGCCGTGCTGCGCCGAGACGAACGGGTCGCAGAGGGCGACGCCGCGACACTGGCACACATCGTGTCCGCCGTGATGTTCCTCAGCATGGCGGCGAGCGTGAACATCGCCTTGAGCGTCGAGGAGATCGTGCAGGACATCCGCAGGCAGGTCGACGTCCTGCTGCCTCGCTGA
- a CDS encoding SDR family NAD(P)-dependent oxidoreductase, with product MLTTPTLHSSLLTGQTAIVTGGGNGIGRATAEILAANGATVVVADLDADLAEQVAREIGAGASAYGVDLTDPAAADKLIAHVAESGNGIDIIVNGAGYFWDAPVHKMTDEQFQAMLDIHLLAPFRICRAAAPYFRDQGKREAAEGTVRHRKIVNITSLAASFGNPGAANYAAAKAGLIGLTKTLALEWGSANVNVNAVAFGVIQTRFGAPQSEQNTIDVGGRTIPLGVPDKTLQMMGFDPTEQRDLYAPQKIAGSALGRTGTIQEAADTIFWLASPLSNFVTGQVVAVSGGARGGLA from the coding sequence ATGCTCACGACACCCACTCTGCACAGCAGCCTGCTGACCGGACAGACAGCCATCGTCACCGGCGGCGGCAACGGCATCGGCAGGGCCACCGCGGAAATCCTCGCAGCCAACGGCGCCACAGTGGTCGTGGCCGATCTCGACGCTGACCTCGCCGAGCAGGTCGCCCGAGAGATCGGAGCCGGTGCGAGTGCCTACGGTGTCGATCTGACCGATCCGGCCGCCGCGGACAAGCTCATCGCCCACGTTGCCGAATCCGGAAACGGCATCGACATCATCGTCAACGGTGCCGGGTACTTCTGGGATGCACCGGTACACAAGATGACCGACGAACAATTTCAGGCCATGCTCGACATTCATCTGCTGGCCCCCTTCCGGATCTGCCGCGCCGCGGCTCCCTACTTTCGCGACCAAGGAAAACGCGAGGCAGCCGAGGGCACCGTCCGCCATCGCAAGATCGTGAATATCACCTCGCTGGCCGCCAGTTTCGGCAACCCCGGCGCCGCAAACTACGCCGCTGCGAAAGCCGGCTTGATCGGCCTGACGAAAACACTGGCGCTCGAATGGGGATCGGCCAACGTCAACGTCAACGCAGTCGCCTTTGGGGTCATCCAAACCCGTTTCGGCGCACCACAATCCGAGCAGAACACCATCGATGTCGGCGGCCGAACGATCCCCCTCGGCGTCCCGGACAAGACCTTGCAGATGATGGGCTTCGACCCTACCGAACAGCGCGACCTCTACGCCCCCCAAAAGATCGCCGGATCGGCGTTGGGCCGCACCGGAACCATCCAGGAGGCCGCCGACACGATCTTCTGGCTCGCATCGCCGTTGTCGAACTTCGTCACCGGCCAGGTCGTCGCGGTCAGCGGCGGCGCTCGCGGCGGCCTCGCCTAA